The Campylobacter armoricus sequence GAGTGGGAATGTAAAAAAATATGAAAATCATTGTCACATTAAGTATTTTATTTTTGCTTATTTTGCTAATTAGTAATAAAATTAAACCTTTTGTTTTATTTGGTAGTGTAGCTGTGCTTTACTATCTTTTGGGGTATTTAAATTTAAATATTTGGCTTAGCTCTTATACGAGCGAATCTTTAATAGTGCTTATTTTGCTTTTGTTGGTTTCGCTAGCTATAGAAAAAAGCGTTGTGATAAGTTGGTGTTCTAAATTCATCATAGGTAAAAATTATCATCTATCGCTTTTAAAACTTGGAGTTGTTACAGCTAGTATTTCAGCTTTTTTAAATAATACTGCAGTAGTGGCAAGTTTTATGAGTATTATAAAAAATAACAAATTTCAAGCTCCTTCTAAACTACTCATTCCGCTTTCATATTTTTCCATAGTTGGTGGAACGATGACTTTGATAGGTACTTCAACTAATTTGATAGTCAATTCTTTTGTAGTGCAAAATGGCTTGGAAAGCTTAAAGATTTTTGATTTTTTTGCGGTGGGTTTTTGTATAAGTATTGGTGTGCTTATAGTGCTTTTGATTTTTAACTTTTTATTGCCTGAGTATAAAGAAAGAGAAAATGTCATTAATGAGTATTTAATCGATGTTAAAGTGTTGAAAAATAGCCCATTAGTGGGAAAAACTATACAAGAAAATGGCTTAAGAAATTTAGAGTTTTTGTTTTTACTTGAAATTCAAAGAAAAGATGGGCTTGTCACTCCTGTTAGTCATAATGAGCTTATAAAAGAAGATGATGTATTAGTTTTTAGTGGAGATATTACACATTTAGAGACTTTGAAAAAATTTGATGGCTTACAAATTGGCTCACAAGATTTAAAATTAGAAACATTAAATTTAGTAGATGTTGTTATAAATTCTGAGTCAAATTTGATAGGAAAAAGTGTTAAAGAAGCAAACTTTAGAGCTAAATTTGATGCTGGGATTGTAGCTCTAAAAAGGGGCTCAAAAAATATTTCAAAAATTGGCCAAAGTTTATTGCGAGCTGGAGATAGGCTTGTTTTAAGTGTAGGTAAGGATTTTCACTCAAGAGATAATATCAATAAAAACTTTTACATTATCTCAAATATCATGCAAAATCAAAAGTTAAGCAATACTCAAAGTTTTATAGTTATTTTTGCGTTTTTAGCCATCATTGCTTTATCGGCTTTGGAGTTAGTGTCTTTGCTTAAAGCACTGTTAGTGTTTCTAGCTTGCTTGTTTATATTTAAAATTATAAGTTTTGATGAAGTAAAAAGACGCTTTCCTTTGGAAATTTTTATTATAGTAGGATCTTCTTTGGCTATTACTAAAGTTTTAGTTGATAGTGGTTTAGCTAGAGATTTGGCTGAATTTATTATAGGAACTTTTGGGGTGTATGGATTATATGGTAGTTTTGTAGGGATTTATCTTCTAACTTTGCTTTTAACTGAAATCATTACTAATAATGCTGCTGCAGCTTTAGCTTTTCCTATCGCTTATAGCACTGCTTTAGCACTTGAAGTTAATCCAACTCCGTTTATATTAGCAGTTGCTTATGGAGCAAGTTGTGCGTTTTTAATGCCACATGGTTATCAAACTCACTTGATGGTAGGTTCAATTTGTGGGTATAAAACTACTGATTTTATAAAAATAGGATGGATAGTTTCCTTGACTTATTCAGCTATTGTTTTAACTATAATTCCAGTATTTTTCAGTTTTTAAGGAAAAAAATGAGTAAAAATTTAACTTGGCATGCAAGTAGCATTACAAAAGCCCAAAGAGCTAAACTTAAAAATCAAAAACCATGTGTTTTATGGTTTAGCGGGCTTAGTGGTAGTGGTAAATCTACTTTGGCAAATGCGGTTGAAAAAAAACTTTTTGAGCAAGGTTTTCATACTTATCTTTTAGATGGGGATAATGTACGCCATGGACTTAATAAAGATTTGGGTTTTGATGAAGCTTCAAGAGTAGAAAACATAAGACGCGTAGGAGAAGTATGTAAGCTTTTTGTAGATGCTGGCATGATAGTGCTTTGTGCTTTTATATCGCCTTTTGAAAAAGATAGAAAACTTATAAAAGAACTTTTAGATGAGGATAAATATATAGAAATATTTGTTGATACACCTTTGGAAATTTGTGAAAAAAGAGATCCAAAAGGACTTTATAGAAAAGCAAGAAATGGAGAGATTAAAAATTTCACAGGTATAGATAGCCCTTATGAAAAACCTAAAAATCCGCATATACATATAATAAAAGAAGATCTTAATGAGAATGCAGATATGATTTTGAAATTTTTAGATAGGAAAGTTAAATGACTGCTTATGTACATATAGGAACTCCAAAAACAGGAACCACAACTATACAATATTTTTTAACTCAAAATACTAGATTGCTTGAATCAAAAAATATAATTTACCCACTTTCTATAGAATCTTTATATCAACATTGGGAGCTTGTTAATCTATGTTTTGAAATTTACCAAAATATAGACTCATTTCATAAAATAATAGAATATTCCGATGTTTTCAGAAAATTATCACTAGAAATATTAAATCATCCAAATAAATCTTTTTTATTTTCAACAGAAGGATTAACTTGGTGGGTCGATGATGTAAAAAAAATTAAGATTTTAAAAGGAATATTTGATAATTTAGGGTTCAATAAAGTATATATAATAGTATATTTAAGAAATATTTATGATTTTACATTATCTATGGCATCACAGAGTGTTAAAGAAAATTATACTTCACCTTTTGATGTATTTCCTTGGAAATATTTTAAGAGACATATTTTCGATTATCAATTTATATGTAAATGCTACTCTGAAGTTTTTGGCAAAGAAAATATGATAGTAAGACTATTTGATAAAAATGAATTTTATCAAGGAGATCTGTTAAAAGATTTTGTTCATGCTATAGGCTTAGAGTGGAATAATGATTTTACTGTACCTATAAAACAAAATAAAAGTATGGATTTATTAGGAATGGAGTTGTTTAAGAGAATTAATAAATTGTCTTTTGAGTATAGTCAAATAAATTCATTTGTTCAAAATTATTCTGAAAAATATTTTGATTCAAAAGAAATTTTATTACAATACAAACCATCTAAAAAAATAATAGAGTCTTATATAAATTATTTTGAAGAATCAAATGAATGGGTAAGAAAAGAATTTTTTTCTCACAAAAAGAGTTTATTTCCTAAAAAAGATTTAACCAAATATAAAGAAAATTATGAACTTAAAGAAATGAAACCAGAATATTGGGATAAAATAGCTGAATTTATAGCTGATATTGTTAAAACTAAAAATCAAATTATTATAGATAAAACTAATATTATTCAAAATAAAGATAAAATTATTATTGAACAAACTACTCAAGTAAAATCCTTGCAAACAACCATAAAAGATAATGAAACAAAATTAATACAATATCAAACTTCTAATAATACTTTTAGTAATACTATAAAAGAAAAAGATAATATTATAAATTCTAATATAAATCAAATCAACCAATTGAAAAATAATATACAAGAAAAATCAACCCAGCTCAATCAAATTCAATCTAAACTATCTTTCCAAACCAAATATGGCACAGCTAAAACAAGAATTCAAAACCAACTTTCTTATAAGCTAGGTCAAGCTATGATAACAAATTCTAAATCTTTACTAGGTTATATAAGAATGCCTTTTGTATTATCTTATATAAAAGACAAACATAAACAAGAACAAAAAATCTACCAAGAAAAAATAAAAAAAGATCCTTCTTTAAAATTACCTCCATTAGAATCTTATCTTGATTACAAAGAAGCTTTAAAAGAAAAAGAATGTTTAACTTATAAATTAGGCCAAGCTCTTATACAAGCTAATAAAACTTGGTATGGGGGGGGTATATCAAGTTGCTGTTTGAAATTAGGAAATTGAAGAAAGAATTTAAGAATAGAAAAATTTGATATAATCTCTATTTGATAATATAAAGAGAAATTATGAAATTTTACACCACATCCAAAAAACTAAAGAAAAATATTAAAAATTTTTATAATATAACTTTGTATCATACCTACAAAAACATTATTAAAGAAGATGTTTTTGTAGGTTGGGGTAGAAAAAAGTCAGGTTTAAAAGCCATAGCATTAGCTAAAAAGCATAATGTAAAATTTTTGCTTTTAGAGGATGGCTTTTTACGCTCGCTAAATTTAGGTGTAGAAAATAGTCCGAGTTTTTCTATTGTCAAAGATGATGTGGGAATTTATTACGATGCAAGTGCTCCATCTAAACTTGAAAATATTTTAAATACTTATGAGTTTAGTACTGAAGAATTAGAGCAAGCAAAAAAAGCTATAGAGTTTATAAAAAAAGAAAAACTTAGCAAGTATAATAATAATCTTTGCGTGCCAAAAGAGCTTTTTGGTGCTAATGAAGAACGCGTATTAATCATCACTCAAGTAGCAAATGATGCTTCGTTAAAATTTGGTTTAGCTGATAGTTTTTCAACTCAAGATATTATAAATGAGGCTATTGAAGAAAATCCAAGTGCTAAAATATACATTAAAATTCATCCTGATGTACTAAGTGGCAAAAAGCAAAGTGATTTTAATGTACAGGATTTACCAAGTAGGTATGTGATTTTAAAAGAAAATTATAATCCCATAGAATTACTAAGTTATTTTAAAAAAGTTTATACCAAGACTTCTGGTATGGGTTTTGAAGCATTGATGCTAGGAAGAGAATGTGTATGTTATGGTATGCCATTTTATGCAGGATGGGGTTTGACACAAGATAAGTTAGAGTGTAAAAGAAGGCTAAAAAAAAGAAGCTTAGAAGAAATGTTTTACGCCACTTATATTTTATATAGTGAATATTTTAATCCTTATCTAAAACAAAAAAGTGATATTTTTGATACTATTCATACCCTAGCAAAGTATAAAAAGATAGAACAAGCTAATTCAAATACTTTATATTTTTTAGGTTTTACTTTGTGGAAGCGTTGGTTTATGAAGCCATTTTTTAAAGCCAAAAATAATAAAATCATTTTTTTAAACTCACTAGATGAGCTTTATAAAGTCCATCTAAAACCTAAAGATAAAATTTTTATCTGGGGTAAAAAATACGACAAGGCTTTATTAGTAAAAGATTTTAGCAATGAAATATTTCTAGTAGAAGATGGCTTCTTGCGCTCAGTTTTTTTGGGTTCAGATCTCACACGCCCTTTTTCTTTGATAGTAGATAGTAAAGGTTTGTATATAGATCCAAGCAAGCCAAGTGATTTAGAAGATATTTTACAAAATTATGAATTTGATGAAAGTTTGAAGCAAAGAGCTAAAAAACTCATCGCCACTATCACAAAAAATAAATTTTCAAAGTACAATGGCCTAAAACATGAAAGATTAAATTTCAACACAAGTAAAAAAGTTATTTTAATCCCTGCTCAGGTGGAAGATGATGCTTCTATGATCTTAGGTGGTGCAGGGTTTGATACTTTAAAACTTTTACAAAGTGTAAGAGAGGCAAATGAAAAAGTCTTTATAGTTTTTAAACCTCACCCTGATGTTTTAAGCGGTAATCGCAAGGGTTTAAAAGATAAAAACATTATTTTAAAATATTGTGATGAAATTATAGAAAATGTCAGTATAGATAGTGCCATAAATGCTTGTGATGAAGTACATACTATAACCTCCACAAGTGGTTTTGATGCTCTTTTGCGTGGTAAAAAAGTGGTAGTGTATGGCAAGCCTTTTTATGCAGGTTGGGGTTTGACTACGGATTTACATCAAATTCCAAGACGCACAAGAAAACTTAACCTAGAAGAGCTTGCAGCAGGAGTTTTGATTCTTTATCCAAGATATATTCATCCAAAAAGTAAAATTTTATGTGAAGTTGAGCTTGCGTTAGATATAATGCTAAAAATGCAAAAAGATTATTTTTTTAAATTTTATTTGCGTTGGTTTATAGATATAAGAATTTATATATTAAGAAAAATAAGAAGATTAATAGAATTTATTTTGATTAGATGAATTTAAGTAAAAAGTTAAAAAAATTTTCTGGTAAAAATGTTTTATTGCTCCAAGGACCTGTGGGAAGTTTTTTTCGTAAAATTTCTACAAAAATACCAAAAGCTAAGGTTTATAAAGTAAATTT is a genomic window containing:
- the cysC gene encoding adenylyl-sulfate kinase, translated to MSKNLTWHASSITKAQRAKLKNQKPCVLWFSGLSGSGKSTLANAVEKKLFEQGFHTYLLDGDNVRHGLNKDLGFDEASRVENIRRVGEVCKLFVDAGMIVLCAFISPFEKDRKLIKELLDEDKYIEIFVDTPLEICEKRDPKGLYRKARNGEIKNFTGIDSPYEKPKNPHIHIIKEDLNENADMILKFLDRKVK
- a CDS encoding capsular polysaccharide biosynthesis protein — its product is MKFYTTSKKLKKNIKNFYNITLYHTYKNIIKEDVFVGWGRKKSGLKAIALAKKHNVKFLLLEDGFLRSLNLGVENSPSFSIVKDDVGIYYDASAPSKLENILNTYEFSTEELEQAKKAIEFIKKEKLSKYNNNLCVPKELFGANEERVLIITQVANDASLKFGLADSFSTQDIINEAIEENPSAKIYIKIHPDVLSGKKQSDFNVQDLPSRYVILKENYNPIELLSYFKKVYTKTSGMGFEALMLGRECVCYGMPFYAGWGLTQDKLECKRRLKKRSLEEMFYATYILYSEYFNPYLKQKSDIFDTIHTLAKYKKIEQANSNTLYFLGFTLWKRWFMKPFFKAKNNKIIFLNSLDELYKVHLKPKDKIFIWGKKYDKALLVKDFSNEIFLVEDGFLRSVFLGSDLTRPFSLIVDSKGLYIDPSKPSDLEDILQNYEFDESLKQRAKKLIATITKNKFSKYNGLKHERLNFNTSKKVILIPAQVEDDASMILGGAGFDTLKLLQSVREANEKVFIVFKPHPDVLSGNRKGLKDKNIILKYCDEIIENVSIDSAINACDEVHTITSTSGFDALLRGKKVVVYGKPFYAGWGLTTDLHQIPRRTRKLNLEELAAGVLILYPRYIHPKSKILCEVELALDIMLKMQKDYFFKFYLRWFIDIRIYILRKIRRLIEFILIR
- a CDS encoding SLC13 family permease; translation: MKIIVTLSILFLLILLISNKIKPFVLFGSVAVLYYLLGYLNLNIWLSSYTSESLIVLILLLLVSLAIEKSVVISWCSKFIIGKNYHLSLLKLGVVTASISAFLNNTAVVASFMSIIKNNKFQAPSKLLIPLSYFSIVGGTMTLIGTSTNLIVNSFVVQNGLESLKIFDFFAVGFCISIGVLIVLLIFNFLLPEYKERENVINEYLIDVKVLKNSPLVGKTIQENGLRNLEFLFLLEIQRKDGLVTPVSHNELIKEDDVLVFSGDITHLETLKKFDGLQIGSQDLKLETLNLVDVVINSESNLIGKSVKEANFRAKFDAGIVALKRGSKNISKIGQSLLRAGDRLVLSVGKDFHSRDNINKNFYIISNIMQNQKLSNTQSFIVIFAFLAIIALSALELVSLLKALLVFLACLFIFKIISFDEVKRRFPLEIFIIVGSSLAITKVLVDSGLARDLAEFIIGTFGVYGLYGSFVGIYLLTLLLTEIITNNAAAALAFPIAYSTALALEVNPTPFILAVAYGASCAFLMPHGYQTHLMVGSICGYKTTDFIKIGWIVSLTYSAIVLTIIPVFFSF